A genomic segment from Bacteroidales bacterium encodes:
- a CDS encoding N-acetyl sugar amidotransferase: MKEKICTNCVLDNTIPEIEFDNNGVCNFCALHKKFEGKFPIGEEGKQKLNEIIRIIKKRGKNKKYDCIVGISGGVDSTYCAYLAKEWGLRVLTVHLNNGWNSPEADHNIKMISDKLDFDLRIEKVNWGEFKNLQIAFLKASVSDIEIPTDVGIYATLYKVAAEENIPSIINGHSFRQEGSQPISWTYMDGKYISSVYKKFTGKRLKYFNNVRIKEMFYYSVIKGIKEFRPLEYFDYDKQKAGKLLKEKLDWKDYGGHHFESVYTRFVASYILPTKFNIDKRKVSFSAKIRDGKISRDKALELLNDNFYLPEKIEKDKKLVLEKLGVSENEFNKIMETPVKSHLDYPNYHGLVKRFKLLIKLATKFGLVPVTFYEKYIK; the protein is encoded by the coding sequence ATGAAAGAAAAAATTTGCACTAATTGTGTTTTAGACAACACAATTCCCGAGATAGAATTTGATAATAATGGTGTATGTAATTTTTGCGCTTTACATAAAAAATTTGAGGGAAAATTTCCTATAGGTGAAGAAGGAAAACAAAAATTAAATGAAATTATTCGTATAATAAAAAAGCGCGGAAAAAATAAAAAATACGATTGCATTGTGGGAATAAGCGGAGGAGTTGACAGTACCTATTGTGCATATTTGGCAAAAGAATGGGGCTTGCGTGTGCTAACGGTTCATCTTAATAATGGCTGGAACTCACCAGAAGCAGACCATAACATTAAAATGATTTCAGATAAATTAGACTTCGATTTAAGAATTGAAAAAGTAAATTGGGGAGAATTTAAGAATTTGCAAATTGCTTTTTTAAAAGCATCTGTATCAGACATTGAAATTCCAACAGATGTAGGAATATACGCTACTTTATATAAAGTTGCTGCCGAAGAAAATATTCCTTCAATAATTAATGGCCATTCATTCCGCCAAGAAGGTTCTCAACCAATATCCTGGACATATATGGATGGTAAATATATTTCAAGTGTATATAAAAAGTTTACCGGTAAAAGGTTAAAGTATTTTAATAATGTAAGAATAAAAGAAATGTTTTATTACTCCGTTATAAAGGGTATTAAAGAATTTAGACCATTAGAATATTTTGATTATGATAAACAAAAAGCAGGTAAACTTCTAAAAGAAAAACTCGATTGGAAAGATTATGGCGGTCATCATTTCGAATCTGTTTATACAAGATTTGTAGCTTCATATATTTTACCTACAAAATTCAATATCGATAAACGTAAAGTTTCTTTTTCTGCAAAAATACGTGATGGCAAAATAAGCAGAGACAAAGCTCTTGAACTATTAAATGATAATTTTTACTTACCTGAAAAAATAGAAAAAGATAAAAAGTTAGTTCTTGAGAAATTAGGTGTTTCTGAAAATGAATTTAATAAAATAATGGAAACACCTGTAAAATCTCATTTAGATTATCCTAATTATCACGG